The Polaribacter sp. Q13 sequence TACAAAAGGAGAAAAAGGAAATTTACTACAAGTTGCTGCACAAGAACTTATAGAAAACGTATCAGAAAAAGACGTATATTCGCTACAGACAAATTCAGGTTTTTACGAGAATATTACCAAGGCAGAATTAAAAAAAGTCTTGCTACAAATTAAAGAAACTCCAAATAAAGTAGATCTTTCTACGATTTTACTTAAATTTACCTCACAAAAAAATGATAAAATCAAAAGTTCAAATAAGATAATACTAATATCTGATTTTCAGAATATTTACAAAAACGAGTTTACAAATGTAACACCCCCTTTTTCTGTTATAAAACTAGAACCTTCTATTAAAAATAACATTTCTATAGATAGTGTTTTTATCACCAACATAAATACTACAAACTTTACGCTAAATGTACTTGTAAAAAACCAAGGAAAAGCAAAAGAAAATATTCCTATTGCAATTTACAACAATGCAAAACTGATTAGTAAGCTCTCCTCCTCTTTAAAAAAAGACGCTTTAAAAACAATACAATTTAAAATTCAGAATCAGGTTTCATTTAACGGAAAAATCGAACTCTCTATTAGCGATACTTTCGCCTTTGATAACGTGTTTTATTTCACCTTAAAAAACGATCAAAAAATCAAAGTTTTATCCATAGGAAATAAGGCAGATTTTCTTACTAAAATTTACACCGAAAATGAATTTAATTTCACACAATCCACTGTCCAAAACACCAACTACAACTCCATCTTAAAACAACAATTAATTGTACTAAATGAAATAGAAAATATCTCTGAAATTTTATCAAAAAAAATTATAGAATTTTCTAAAAACGGAGGAAGCCTTGTGATCATCCCAAATGAAAACATGAATATCAACTCTTACAATTCTTTGCTTCAAAATTTAAACATTGGAAAAATTCAACCTAAAAAAACAGATACTTTAAAGATTACAAATATCAATTATAAACACCCTCTTTTTAAAAATGTTTTTTCAAAAAAAGTAACTAATTTTCAATACCCAACCATACAAAGTTACTTCCCTATTTTATCTAGAAAGGCAAGTACAATTGTTTCATTTGAAAACGGCACTTCCTTTATTTCTCAAATTAAAAACAAAGAAAATAACACCTATTGGATTGCAAGTTCTTTAGACAGAAAAAATAGTAATTTCATAAACTCTCCTTTAATTGTTCCCGTGTTTTATAACTTCGGAAAGTTTAGTTTTAAACTCCCTAAATTATTCTACAGAATTGCTTCTAAAAATAATATTGACATAGAAACATCTATCGAAAAAGACAAAGTTTTAAGAATTGCGAATTCAGAAAATTCTTTTATTCCTTTGCAACAGAAATTTCAAAACAAAGTAAGCATCACTACTAAAGAGCAACCTTTAAAAGCTGGTTTTTACAATGTACTAAAAGACACAGATACCATTCAAAAATTAGGTTACAATTATACTAAAGAAGAAAGTTTATTAAACTTTATGGATTTAGATGAACTAAAAAAAATTAATAAAGGAATCACCGTTTCTACTTCAATTGCTAGTGTTTTTAAAGAAATCAACAAAAAAAATGAAGTTCATTGGCTTTGGAAATGGTTTTTATCGTTGGCAATTGTATCTTTGCTTTTAGAAATTTTGATTTTAAAATTCTATAAACCATGACCACGCTTTTAAAATCGGCAACGATTATAGACTCTTCAAGCCCATATCATCATCATCAAAAAGACATTTTAATTACCAACGGAATTATTATTAAAATTGAAAATTCCATAGAAATAGAAAACGATTATCAAGTGGTAGCACTAGATAATTTACACGTTTCTTGTGGTTGGTTTGACACAAGTGTTTCTTTTGGAGAACCTGGTTTTGAAGAAAGAGAAAATATTAAAAACGGATTAAATGTTGCCGCGAAAAGTGGTTTTACGGCGGTTGCAGTAAATGCAAACTCAAACCCAGTAATAGACAATAAATCTGCCGTTGAATTTTTAATACATAAAGCAAACGGATTCGCCACCAACCTATACCCTATTGCTGCGCTAACACAAAACAGCAAAGGTATTGACATGGCAGAATTATATGACATGCAACAATCTGGTGCTATTGCTTTTGCTGATTACAACAAACCAATTGCCAATGATAATTTAATGAAAATTGCACTTTTGTATGCTCAGAATT is a genomic window containing:
- a CDS encoding BatA domain-containing protein, which codes for MQFKNPAVLYFLALLIIPIIVHLFQLQKFVKVPFTNVAFLQKIVQQTRKSSRIKKWLILATRMLLFSAIILAFSQPYLSDKTSNQKQHNFIYLDNSLSTNTKGEKGNLLQVAAQELIENVSEKDVYSLQTNSGFYENITKAELKKVLLQIKETPNKVDLSTILLKFTSQKNDKIKSSNKIILISDFQNIYKNEFTNVTPPFSVIKLEPSIKNNISIDSVFITNINTTNFTLNVLVKNQGKAKENIPIAIYNNAKLISKLSSSLKKDALKTIQFKIQNQVSFNGKIELSISDTFAFDNVFYFTLKNDQKIKVLSIGNKADFLTKIYTENEFNFTQSTVQNTNYNSILKQQLIVLNEIENISEILSKKIIEFSKNGGSLVIIPNENMNINSYNSLLQNLNIGKIQPKKTDTLKITNINYKHPLFKNVFSKKVTNFQYPTIQSYFPILSRKASTIVSFENGTSFISQIKNKENNTYWIASSLDRKNSNFINSPLIVPVFYNFGKFSFKLPKLFYRIASKNNIDIETSIEKDKVLRIANSENSFIPLQQKFQNKVSITTKEQPLKAGFYNVLKDTDTIQKLGYNYTKEESLLNFMDLDELKKINKGITVSTSIASVFKEINKKNEVHWLWKWFLSLAIVSLLLEILILKFYKP